A window from Roseburia sp. 499 encodes these proteins:
- a CDS encoding NYN domain-containing protein translates to MEEEKRYALLIDADNVSSKYIDIVTKEAQSFGNVTIRRIYGDWTSNLKNSWKECLLNNALSPIQQYSYTTRKNSSDAALIIDAMDILYTDNVDGFILVSSDSDFTKLAMRLRESGKHVVGMGESKTPTPFVRACEQFKTLDVLYENAVEQKKRPTPKYMPKRNRIKVVSSEPENVSEAPIAEPITNLKAIKATIFSLLDENSDEDGWMYLSELGNMIQKTYSDFDFRNYGYTKFGKMIESFPELQTRKDDSSNGITKIILVRKREEA, encoded by the coding sequence ATGGAAGAAGAAAAGCGATATGCATTATTAATCGATGCAGATAATGTATCATCAAAATATATTGATATTGTAACGAAGGAAGCACAATCTTTTGGAAATGTAACAATTCGAAGAATCTACGGAGACTGGACATCAAATTTGAAAAATTCGTGGAAGGAGTGCTTACTGAATAATGCACTTTCTCCAATTCAGCAGTACAGCTATACCACAAGAAAGAATTCTTCTGATGCTGCGCTTATTATTGATGCAATGGATATTTTGTATACTGACAATGTAGATGGCTTTATTTTGGTGTCTTCAGACAGTGATTTTACTAAATTGGCAATGCGTTTGAGAGAATCTGGCAAACATGTAGTAGGAATGGGAGAGAGCAAGACCCCTACGCCCTTTGTGCGTGCCTGTGAACAGTTTAAAACGCTGGATGTCTTATACGAGAATGCGGTAGAGCAGAAGAAGAGACCAACACCAAAATATATGCCAAAAAGAAATCGGATAAAAGTAGTAAGTAGTGAGCCGGAAAATGTATCGGAGGCACCAATAGCAGAGCCTATCACGAATTTAAAAGCTATAAAAGCAACCATTTTTTCTTTATTGGATGAAAATTCAGACGAAGACGGGTGGATGTATCTATCTGAACTTGGAAATATGATACAGAAGACCTATTCTGATTTTGATTTTCGTAATTATGGGTATACAAAGTTTGGAAAAATGATAGAATCTTTTCCGGAACTTCAGACTAGAAAAGATGATTCCAGTAATGGAATTACAAAGATTATTCTGGTGCGGAAAAGAGAAGAAGCATAG
- a CDS encoding putative holin-like toxin, which translates to MFNTYEVLTLLFLFGGFIFELLEYIQKKGK; encoded by the coding sequence ATGTTTAATACATATGAGGTATTGACGCTTTTATTCCTATTTGGAGGTTTTATATTTGAACTACTTGAATATATCCAAAAAAAGGGAAAATAG
- a CDS encoding DUF6774 domain-containing protein, with product MTSCELVTFVSSLACAISKSCNKDELSVLATVFTQLGDSLETILAHEAVCMRDDSE from the coding sequence ATGACTTCCTGCGAATTAGTTACTTTTGTTTCTTCTCTGGCATGTGCCATTTCAAAATCTTGTAACAAAGATGAACTTTCTGTTCTGGCAACCGTTTTTACACAACTTGGGGATTCTCTTGAGACGATTCTGGCACATGAAGCAGTGTGTATGAGAGATGATTCAGAATAA